The following are encoded in a window of Gossypium raimondii isolate GPD5lz chromosome 13, ASM2569854v1, whole genome shotgun sequence genomic DNA:
- the LOC105781188 gene encoding RNA-binding protein involved in heterochromatin assembly dri1 isoform X2, which yields MSCWVGGDWMCGACQHQNFKKRESCQRCGYPKYGGPDVSTYLYNNSYNSAEVLAGDWYCSAMNCGVVNYASRTNCYRCGSLKNDFVGNYNTMGCDGTVPPGWKTGDWICTRYGCGVHNYASRIECFKCKTPRNFGGA from the exons atgagCTGCTGGGTCGGAGGAGACTGGATGTGCGGCGCCTGCCAGCACCAGAATTTTAAAAAGAGGGAATCTTGCCAACGCTGCGGGTACCCCAAGTACGGCGGCCCCGATGTGTCGACTTACTTATACAACAACAGTTACAATAGTGCTGAAGTTTTAGCCGGGGACTGGTACTGTTCCGCCATGAACTGTGGGGTTGTCAACTACGCTAGCAGAACAAATTGCTATCGCTGTGGTTCgttgaaaaatgattttgttGGTAATTATAATACAATGGGCTGTGATGGGACTGTTCCCCCTGGATGGAAAACCGGTGACTGGATTTGCACCAG ATATGGATGTGGAGTTCACAATTATGCTAGCAGGATCGAGTGCTTCAAGTGCAAGACCCCAAGGAATtttg GTGGTGCATAG
- the LOC105781188 gene encoding RNA-binding protein involved in heterochromatin assembly dri1 isoform X1, with the protein MSCWVGGDWMCGACQHQNFKKRESCQRCGYPKYGGPDVSTYLYNNSYNSAEVLAGDWYCSAMNCGVVNYASRTNCYRCGSLKNDFVGNYNTMGCDGTVPPGWKTGDWICTRYGCGVHNYASRIECFKCKTPRNFGNIYI; encoded by the exons atgagCTGCTGGGTCGGAGGAGACTGGATGTGCGGCGCCTGCCAGCACCAGAATTTTAAAAAGAGGGAATCTTGCCAACGCTGCGGGTACCCCAAGTACGGCGGCCCCGATGTGTCGACTTACTTATACAACAACAGTTACAATAGTGCTGAAGTTTTAGCCGGGGACTGGTACTGTTCCGCCATGAACTGTGGGGTTGTCAACTACGCTAGCAGAACAAATTGCTATCGCTGTGGTTCgttgaaaaatgattttgttGGTAATTATAATACAATGGGCTGTGATGGGACTGTTCCCCCTGGATGGAAAACCGGTGACTGGATTTGCACCAG ATATGGATGTGGAGTTCACAATTATGCTAGCAGGATCGAGTGCTTCAAGTGCAAGACCCCAAGGAATtttggtaatatatatatatag